One Desulfobulbus oligotrophicus DNA segment encodes these proteins:
- the rimO gene encoding 30S ribosomal protein S12 methylthiotransferase RimO yields the protein MKTLYMVSLGCPKNLIDSEVMLAALERAGYRLVASADLATLVLINTCGFIRPAVEEAIDTVLTLAENKEKCPGQLLVVAGCMVQRYGEALVEELPEVDLFVGLDDFHRLDELVADIESGTRCIVTSGAADFLMDSRISRRIATPPYRSYLKITEGCNNRCTYCLIPSIRGVLRSRTISDLTSEAVQLEQLGVRELSLVAQDLTGYGRDLQEPADLVLLLESLLEHTSIPWFRLLYAYPSGISDALLQLMVQQPRILPYIDVPFQHASDTVLTAMNRHYRQADLDDVVRRIRSQLPECAIRTTLIVGFPGETEKDVEILRAALERWQLDHVGVFQYHDEEGSLASALSAKVSAQEKKRRYQLIMEVQAKISTQRQHRFVGRVEPVLIEGVSQETDLLLEGRSRFQAPEIDGCVYITSGNVSPGDIVPVRITEAHTYDLVGEVIAKSTNA from the coding sequence TTGAAAACGTTATACATGGTGAGCTTAGGCTGTCCCAAGAATTTGATTGACTCAGAGGTCATGCTGGCCGCTCTGGAACGTGCTGGTTATCGCCTGGTCGCGTCAGCTGATCTTGCAACGTTGGTGTTGATCAACACCTGCGGCTTTATTCGCCCCGCAGTTGAAGAGGCCATCGACACAGTTTTAACCCTGGCCGAGAATAAAGAAAAATGTCCTGGACAGTTGCTGGTTGTTGCCGGCTGTATGGTGCAACGATACGGCGAGGCGTTGGTCGAGGAGTTGCCTGAGGTGGATTTATTTGTTGGCCTTGATGATTTTCATCGTCTGGATGAGCTGGTAGCGGACATTGAATCCGGCACACGATGTATCGTTACCTCCGGAGCGGCCGATTTTTTAATGGATAGCCGTATTTCCCGTCGGATCGCAACCCCACCGTACCGCTCTTATTTAAAGATTACTGAGGGATGCAACAATCGTTGTACCTATTGTCTGATCCCTTCGATCAGAGGTGTGTTACGTAGCCGGACCATCTCGGATTTAACCAGTGAAGCTGTCCAGCTGGAGCAGCTTGGGGTACGTGAGCTGTCCCTTGTTGCACAAGATCTGACCGGTTATGGGCGTGATTTGCAAGAGCCTGCTGATTTGGTTTTGTTATTAGAGTCGCTTCTGGAACACACTTCAATCCCATGGTTTCGTCTGCTGTATGCCTATCCAAGCGGTATCAGTGATGCCCTTTTGCAGCTCATGGTTCAGCAACCGCGAATATTGCCGTATATTGACGTACCATTCCAACACGCCAGTGATACGGTCTTAACCGCGATGAATCGGCATTACCGTCAAGCCGATCTTGACGATGTGGTGCGACGTATCCGATCGCAACTGCCTGAGTGCGCCATTCGCACAACCCTTATTGTTGGCTTTCCAGGTGAAACCGAAAAAGATGTTGAAATTTTGCGTGCGGCCCTTGAACGTTGGCAACTCGATCATGTCGGTGTTTTTCAATACCACGACGAAGAGGGGAGCCTTGCCTCTGCATTGTCTGCAAAGGTGTCGGCGCAGGAAAAAAAGAGACGTTATCAGCTGATTATGGAGGTTCAGGCCAAGATCAGCACCCAGCGCCAGCATCGATTTGTAGGACGGGTAGAACCGGTTTTAATTGAAGGTGTGAGTCAGGAGACCGACCTTCTGCTGGAGGGGAGAAGCAGGTTTCAGGCACCGGAAATTGACGGATGTGTGTACATCACCTCAGGGAATGTAAGCCCCGGTGATATTGTTCCGGTACGTATCACCGAGGCGCATACATATGATTTAGTGGGTGAAGTTATCGCAAAGAGTACCAATGCGTAA
- a CDS encoding HU family DNA-binding protein yields MNKSELIEALAEATNIPVQEAASITNTIIETMSDALARGESIEIRGFGSFVVKEYDSYTGRNPKTGEKIKVKPKKLPFFKVGKDLRERVNKMS; encoded by the coding sequence ATGAACAAGTCAGAACTAATAGAAGCCTTAGCCGAAGCGACAAACATTCCAGTCCAGGAGGCAGCTTCAATAACCAATACCATTATTGAAACCATGAGCGACGCTCTCGCCCGCGGTGAATCCATCGAGATCAGGGGCTTTGGGAGCTTCGTTGTCAAAGAATATGACTCCTATACCGGCCGGAATCCGAAAACCGGCGAAAAGATCAAGGTAAAACCCAAAAAATTACCTTTTTTCAAGGTTGGCAAGGATCTGCGAGAGCGGGTCAACAAGATGAGCTGA
- a CDS encoding nucleoside phosphorylase: MYGLQEHRLFHAKLYSGATFFLAGPTVGAPMAALTLEKLIALGARKVVVYGWCGSLHASLQPGALFSPTGVGMCEEGTSAHYPLNDPYYDEEWHSLLVRVLTNAGHQVSQGLIWTTDALYRETRQKVVQYSARGILAVDMEYTALRTVAAYRRISLAAVMKVSDALFLENWVPRFQLKRFQADSRRQLGQLCVFLQEGELA, encoded by the coding sequence CTGTATGGTTTACAGGAGCACAGACTTTTTCATGCAAAGCTGTACTCCGGGGCTACCTTTTTTTTGGCCGGACCGACAGTCGGCGCACCGATGGCGGCCCTCACCCTGGAAAAATTGATTGCCCTTGGAGCACGTAAAGTTGTTGTGTACGGCTGGTGTGGCTCATTACATGCGTCCCTACAACCCGGCGCTCTTTTTTCTCCCACAGGGGTGGGGATGTGTGAGGAAGGAACAAGTGCTCATTATCCCCTGAATGATCCTTATTATGATGAAGAGTGGCACTCTTTACTTGTGCGTGTCTTGACAAATGCCGGTCACCAGGTAAGCCAGGGATTGATCTGGACGACAGATGCGTTGTACAGAGAAACCCGTCAAAAAGTAGTCCAATACAGCGCACGCGGTATTTTGGCTGTTGATATGGAGTATACGGCTTTGCGTACTGTTGCCGCCTACCGCCGGATCAGTCTTGCGGCGGTTATGAAGGTGTCTGATGCCTTGTTTCTTGAAAACTGGGTTCCCCGGTTTCAGCTGAAACGGTTTCAAGCGGATTCTCGGCGGCAGCTTGGTCAGCTTTGCGTGTTTTTGCAGGAAGGTGAGTTAGCTTGA